Part of the Rhipicephalus sanguineus isolate Rsan-2018 chromosome 5, BIME_Rsan_1.4, whole genome shotgun sequence genome is shown below.
GGATTGCGCGATATACCGTTTGGCTGGATGCCTTCTTGCGTCTACTAATGCATTGTAATGCGTGGAAAAGAgacgggaggaaaaaaaaaatcacagaagAAATGCGTTCTTACCGACAACGTTGGCACAACCGATAATGCGGAAGCACCAGTGCATGCCAACGCACGGCAACGTTGAGGTGAGCAGCTTTGTCCAGCGGTCCAAAAGAATGTAGTGGGCCGCACGGCCTTGCATATCTTCTAGAAGTAGGCAAGGCATGACGTAGCTGATGTGCCAGTACACAACGGCGAACACCACGGCCAGCGCTGTGTCTCTAAAGAAGAGCGCGAGAAGCATCGCTTTCGATATGTACTGAGCTGTGAAGAGGGCGAAGCAGATGAGAACCACCGGCTTGCTGGTGTCGTCCAGGAAAGCCTTCAAGCAAGAGAGCGCACAGGTTCATGTGTGTAATATACTGGTACTCATCGATCGCGCAGCCAATGACATTTAAACTCGTTTTACAACGGCAATTAAAACTGCAGTGAGGCAGCAATAAAGAAGCACTTATTCCAAAGTTGCGGCTGGTGACCCAACCTTCCCAAATAGCGTTGTATAAAGTCTGACCATAATATACTCGTTATGTATGTATATTTCATTGTGGCCCTACACAACGACACATGTTCGAAGCTTAAGCCTGCAATAATAATGACAAAGAGCCACAGCCAATCCACAGCCGCGCCTATGGTTATTGTTATATATCGGTTTCAGTTTCGAAACCTGTTCTCTTGCCGCCAGGGGGCGCATTTCCACTCTATATATTGAATTGTCGCCATTGAAACTGTCGCTGGTCCTTCGCTCGGCACCCAGCTGCGTCTCTCCTTTGTCTGTTTCGGGGCCGCCGTCCCGGCGTGGCGTCCTAGGCGGCCACGTCGATACAACAGTTACATATAGTTGTATCACTCAAGTCAACACGTCCACACCGCAGAAACCTGGTTCGACAGAGAGGTGCGCTCACCTGCGAGCCGTTATCACTGGTGTTTTCTACGGCAGTCATGTAGGCCATGACTATGACGACGCTAACGATGCCTGAGAAGAAGCCGGCCACCCAGTGACCCGTGCGGTAGACGGTGGCGCGGAGGCCCACCAAGCGCAGCTTCTCGCGCATGCCCTGCTGCGTCTCCTCCACCACGCGCGACAGAATCAAGCAGAAGGGCAACAAGTAACCGACGCCCAGCCGGATCAACATCAGCCACCGGTACGAGGGCATGTCGAGCGGGTAAGGACCTGCCGTGTAAGAAAACGAGTATTTCGCCGTTTCTTTCGAACTCAAATACATCGAAGTCTTCGAGAGTTTTTAAATGCAGCAAGATATCTTTCACGATCAGTAGAGCATGATATCAATACCTTGTGAGTAAACTGACAATTCATCTTCCTACAAATAGGAAACAATCTCGGCGAAAATTGGCTGTACAACTCGATCATTTCAGTGAGATCGAAAGAACACAATGTTCTTATAACATATGATAGTCAGCATTAGCCAACAGTTAGCAAATATTAGCCATATTTAGCCAGCCCTAGAAAGTATTGTCCAGTGCTAACAAATACTGGTAGTATGCAGGTGATGTTGAAGTCTCGTGACTTAGACGCTCTCTTATGGTACATTTGTATGGTCGATATCGAGCGTTCTGaatacgttcggctggttctCTCGGAGCGCCATGCTCGATCTCAGCGCTCTCCTAGGCGCTCTCACCTCCGACCTCGGAGCGCGACCGAGATCTGGTCACGTGTCTTCTCCAACTTGCGTTCTGACGTAACGTAAGCCGCTGCTGCACGCGCGGTGTGCCTTCGCGTCTGTTAGCAACAGAAGACGCGgtgacgtgtatcctcttccggcCTCCGATTGTTCTAGTGTGCGGCTGCACGTACGGCTCGGAGGCTCGGACACGCTCTCTGGCTCACATTAAGAGCGGGAACCGCATTGCTGCAATCCGAGTCAGAGCGCGGTAGCGCCCAGCCGAATGCACCATTTGATTGCTCTgcgcttatttatttttttccagtCATATTTTTGGTCCGCAATCAGACATCGGACACTGTCGCACCATGTTGCCGAATGCGGGTGGAAAAGCGCTAGGAAGACATTGTAGACATTGCCTTCGAAAATACTGCGTTGTGAAGCTCACGGCAGTACGAATCATAACTCAGTGTGATAAAAAACAGGGACAACCTCAGTAAATTCTCTTTCGGTTGCACTTCAGTTGCTCTTTCGGTCTTCACCTTCAGAAGGGACTTTTGACCATTATATGACTAGTGACCAAAGCCAAGCAACCACCGAAGGCGCTCTTGGGGCTCTGCATTTGATGTGACTCCGAAACTTTGCAGACATTGCGGGCGACGACGACCAGGACTACAGCGCCGACGGCGCTATAGTCCTCGTACTATATGTTCTTAAAAACTGTTGTTTTACGGGGTTGCTGTGGGCACAGGCTTCGCGCTTAGCAGGAGATAAAGTCACGTACCCTCGGTGGTTCGGTGCGTGGCTAAGTTGTAGGGCTTCTCGGCGTACTTCGTTTCGGCGGCCACGGATGCGAGATGTGCCTGGCCCAGTGCGATTTGCAGGCAAGCGACGCTCTCTCGCTGCGTCACCGGGTTGGGCAGTGGCTCGAACAGTGCGTACCCGTTCAGCCGCTTCGACATGAACTCGAATTCGTCGTAGAAGCTGACGCTGAACGCGAGCCCGAGCTTGGAGCCGGCCTCTCCGCTCTCATCCAGCGTGACGGCGACGACGCGCTGCTCGGGACCGCGCTTGGGCTTCGGCGACACCTTGTGGAAGGCGCTCAGCATGTGCTCCACCGTCTCGAAGCCCGCCACGCGCACCTTTTTATTGTCCTTGAAGGCCGCCTGGAACAGCTTGTCGCCGATCTTGCGCGGCGCGTACAGCACCTGCAGTGGTGCGCCTCATGTAGGGCATGTGCTGCTGGCGGTGGTCGAGGAAATGTGTTGCATAGGCGGGCTAATTCGTATTGCATTTTGAACGAGGACGTCTTTTAAGCTGGGCTCATTAAATAATTTAACTACgtaatttccgtcacggaatagTGAGTTAGTTACAGACGTCATTTCCTGATTTACCGAGTTATACCGCGTTACTGACGTCATTTCAGTTTGCTACCGATGGTAAATGAAGGTTAGTGAAAGTCTACAACACCCTTCCAGTACAGTGAAAAGGGCCAACGGAGTTAAAACAAGGTATCCATTCCAGCCTGAAGTAGGCCGCCATGTCGGGCAATGATGTGTATAGCTCCCGTTTTGCTCTAATTCAGAAAACACTACGAAGCGTCCGGAAGTTTGCTACAAAGAAACGGTGCAGGACGAAAAAACACAAGGACCCAGTGGGTTTTCTGTCGTCCAATGCCGTCTCTTAGTGCTAAACCTTAAATTATACACTACCAACTAGTCGACCAGTCTTTACTATAGGGTGATTAGCCCAAAACCGCCTTATTACCAATTGCGGGCAGCTGAAGTTTCCAAGCCCCCGCTCATGGTACTCGCGTGGCTCGGAGTATTGCAGGCAGGGAGGCTTGGCGCAGTGTTTGGTCGGCAGTATGGGCCGGTCGCGCTCGACGGCGAAGAACGAGAGGATGATGAGGACCACCTCGACGGCGGTCACGTAGTAGTGGCGCTTGATGGCCTGCACGTACACGTCCTTCCACACGATCGTGTACAGCTGGTTCACAACGCCCATGCTGATCCCCTGCGTCCAAGAAATGCATTACAAGGTCAGTATACTGAAGAGGCCATTCTATAGTGCGACTGCAGGCTCTCTACTTTGAGCATTGCATATGCGGTCTTCGTTAAAACAATGCCAACCCCTGGGCATGCTATGAGAGGAGAGGTGCTGAGCCATAGAGCGACAGTCATATAAAAAGTCCTTTGAGGACGAAGCTCTGAAACCTTCCTTTCCTTCAACAACTTCCTGTCTTATGTGAAGAACATTTCATGGTATATATGAAGGATGCATGGATGAAACCAGCGTATTGTGAAAGCTCGCTTAACTCGTCCTCTCTAATAatgatatctgaggttttacgtgccaaaaccacgacatgattatgaggcacaccgttgtagagggctcaggaaatttcgaccatctggtgttctttaacgtgcactgacatcgcacagtacacgggcctctagcatttcgcctgcatcgaaatgcaaccgccgcggtcgggatcgaacccgcgaccttcgggtcagcaaccgagcatcgtaaccactgtactaccgAGGCGCACTATCCTCGCGAAACAAATGGTTTCGTTAGGTAAAAAAATACACCGCGAGTTCGTGTTCTAGGGAGTTTGTTAAGCCTTACGTAAAAGTCAataaaaaaagtgacattcgctcCCCACGTATTTCGCATTAAATAGTGAAGATGCAAACACATGGTTTTGGCTGAGATTAACTGTCAACGCTGGTGCACGCGAGACCAGTTCGCGAATCAAGACATGGCGGCATAGGTCGAATAGTCCAACCTCTGGTTCCGAAAAAGCGCGCTGTTGTCTGACACTGTATCGCGCTTTCGTTTTCAACTGATAGTCGCATTTGCTTTATACTCCAATTAAGATGCCTTCACGGCAGGTATTAGTGACATGTCGTCGCTCTTCCTCAAGCAGGTTCTCGATGTATTTTTGCCGTTGGcttaatgagagagagagagactgtgcTACCTGAGCCTAGCCTGAAGGCTCGACCGCACGGATGGGCAAGCAACGCGTGCTGCACTATATTGGAGATCATAGATTAAGGATTGCTTGTACTTAGAACTTCGTACTAAGGAATAAAAAATACGCGGGAATAAGCTGTGTTGTTTGTCTGATTAGACTCAGTACTACATTTGAGGCGGGATCACTATTACAATGGAGGTATACGTCTATAAAAAACATCGCAGCATTTGTTTCTACGTTACTCCGATAGATTAGCAGTTAAGTGCGAATTGTAAGCGCGGGACATTTGTGAAAAAGGACAACTCGCCTAGCGACCGTCGTTCGATGGGGACCGGGCGGCACCGCTGGCTTCTTCTTTTGAAGAAGCGCGCGCCGCGCACCCGTCTCGTGCATTACGCAACTTCGTGTGGCGGAACGGGCAAACGCGAGCATAAACAAAAATATAAAATGAGCCGATAATTTTTCTGCACCGGTACAAAAATACTTTATTTGCTCTTGTTTACGTTTTCTTAAAGTAGTATGAACGTTAAACAGTACCACTGTGAGAGATTAGCCAAGAATCGGGTGTTTAAGATAATTAGCGACATGAGAAATGTGCCATTGATAAGAAGGTGGATAgaccaaacaaaaataaatttattGCCGTTGTTTTATGCTTCTAGCTGTGCCCCGCGAACGATGCTCATCAGCAATAGAGGCCGTGCGGCCCTATTTCTAGGACCAACTCTggttgtgggtatgtgccattgtctataataacaataacactactactactactactactactactactactactactactactactactactactactaataataataataaaagtaataataataataataataatacacaaAGCAAGAGCTGCCACTTGACGTGTTCACAATCTGAGGGGCGCTTCGAGCGGCCATTGCAAACCGTCCCAAAGCCCAAGACGAGCAGATCTCGGTCAAGGAAGTGGTGCGAGTAACAACGACGCTTTCCTCATGTCTAAATAATAAACGAGTGATGAACACTGTGCGAGGATGCGTTAGGTCCACTACCACTGCTTCACAACTGATAAATGATCAAATATAACCATCTGTACCGGACATTTTGTCGAAGCGCGCcgtaaaatttctggctacgcacgTCTATTCAGAGGCCATTGTGCAGTTCTGTCCGAATGGATGTTGTGTTATACCGGtgtccaggcccgtagctaggaatctttttcgggggggggggggggggagggggcacttgctgaaagccttgagtatgtaagaaaaacgcctattttcattatttattttcggtaaaacaccatgtgtcatccaaattttgggggggggggggatggggcctttggctacgggcctgccggtGTCACACGGTTATGTTTCATCGCGATCACGCCTGATACGGATAGAATTTGCTGATCGTAAATGGCGTCTTGGCacaagctgcagaagggagccaatcacggctaagagagacagagaaatgctttaatgaaatgctggagaATCACGGTTAATAAGTTTTATCCCGATTGGGCTTAATCCCGATAAGCAGTGCACCATGTACTTGGTGAGCTAGTTCGTTgagttcagcgcttgtgtgtgtctttCTTGTCTCGTGTCGTTTTTTCATCTGTTGTGCGCAGCCATATGCTATAATTATTATACCCCCTGCGTTAATCGAAGGAGCGTATTTGAACTGACCGGCTTCTGTCGCAACAGTATATGCGGGACGCTTGATTCGGTTATAACAGCTGCAACACGTAAAATTCCGCTGAATGGCTCGAGGTAGGCACCATTAAGGTTTGGGTGCCGCGGGTAACTGCAACCGTTGGATTTGCGAAGACTGTACTGCAGTTATGTCATTACACAGAATCATACGCTTTCATTATCAGTCTCATTTTTAGGTATATGGCTAGTGGTAAATTATTCGAATTAAGAAAAAGAGATAGCTGCTATCCATAGGCAATCGTACGCATTGACCACGCGCTACAACACGAGGAAAGAAGAAGACGTACGGAAGAGGACTAACCGCCATTTTTGAGGCAACAGCGACCGCTTTGGCCCGCATTACCTTCTGAGGCTATGGCCACATCGTCAGGTGGTAAAAAGAACACGTCGGTATTGGAAGTCTTAGAACTGGACTACAGCGACGGTGGTTCGAGCCCATGGTTCAACAGGGAGGGTCGCTCAGTACTTGGCGACTTGACCACGCAGCCGCTAGACGCCGACCTCTTCGCGGAGCTTGCACGTGATGGAAGCATGAGTACGTTGATAGACTTCCTGGACACAGCGCAGCCATCCATTAGCCGTGTGGCACTCGTGTGCTACATCCTTCTGGGTTTGGTGGTTCTTCAAGTCTTCGTGATTCTACCACTGGCGGCGTTCGGTCTCCGCCGCTATTCCGCGAAAGTTGGCCTCATCGCCTGGCTCTGCTGCGAAGTGGTGCTGCTGGTCTGCACGCTCGTCAGCCTCATTTGCCTCCTGACCATGATAGGAAGCTGGTACGGCATGTACGACAGCCTTGGAGAAAAAGCACCCGATGCCTACGACTGGACATTCCAGCTGCTTGGGAACTACACCAACGTAACCTTCCGTGAGCTCAAAAAAGGATCGTCGCCGCAAGTCCAAAAGAAGCTCGACCTTGACAATGCTACCACAATGAACGGCATTAAGTGGCTGGCGGGTAATGTATCTGCTTGGGAAGCCAAGTACGGCGGCCACGAGGCGCTCAAGCAATTGCTGATTGGCTGGTTGACAATCTTCCAGATGACCTTACTCGCCATCGCTCTCGCCGTAGCACTAGCTTCGGCACTTCTTGCCTGTGTCACCTGGAGCCGACGTCAGAAAGCTATTGAGGATGGCGAAAGGAGTCCCGTAGCCATTgcgttgatcatcatggctggcgCAGTGCTCTTATACGGCCACGTGGCCATAGCGCTGCCAATGATCGCGCGCTGGCTGCCCATCTGCGCACTGGGAGAGACATACGTTTGCGCGCCGTATCGTGATGACGTGTTCGTTGTGTTGGACGACGGAGTTTCCAAGGTATGGCCCATAGCGGACAGACCCGACCCCTTTTGCCGTCTCGTGCCCAGTGTTCTGGTCTCCAAGTGCTCTACAAAGAACACAACTGGCCTCATGCAGTTGCCAAACTGTTCAAGGGTGGGTACGAACAAATCCATTAAGGCAATTCATCACTACACTGAAATCGAACTCGTCGAACTTCCAAAGCTGCCAGTAAATAAGCGATCTGCCGTTAAACAAGCGTCAAAGAAGATCGTAGGCGACTGCTATTACCCGTACAAGATATTCGACACAGATATGACATCGATATGCCCTCTGTTCACTGACGAGCTGTTGGCCTACTGGATGGCGCTGGTGATCTCCGCCATCTTCTGCATGATCGGCGCGTTGGCAGCAGCCGCAATAGCGATTATTTTTCTGGCCATAGGCGAGGAGAAAGAAGAGGTAAAGGTGAAAAAGGTTGTCCGCAGGCGACgtataaaaaagagaaagaaaaaatcaccCTCTCCGCCTGAGCCTATTCACGTGGAGGTCGAGGTACCCGTTCCGGTTCCCATGATGATTCCCCGAATGCGACGCCCGCGCCGACATCACCATTGTAAGACGGGGCCAGAGATCATTCTCATATCTACGCCAGGCTGCTCGCACCCGCAGCCATCGGCACCTGCAGCGATAATGGCGGCTGCACCACTTGCAACCTGTCCTGGAACGTCTGCGATGGCACCACTGGCGGTGCCTGTAGCTGCCGCTCCTGCCGCAACCTGTCATCCGGCGCAATCAGTGGCTGTACTTGGATGCTCGCGCGAGTGCTGTGGATGCACAGGCACACGCCGTGTCGAATCTGCGACTGCGTTTAGTGCCGTAAGCGGCAGGGGTATCGCCTACGCACCGAGCCCGAACATGATGCTGGCGAGTCCACAGCCTGCATTTTTCTCGCCGTTTCTGCACCGGTCATTGCCACTAATGCGCCGCTCGAGGACCTTGTCTCCAGCTGGCTTTGGCTTTACACTAATGCCTTCGGCGCGCGTGGTGCAGCGGGTCATGAGCGTGCCGTATTCACGGCCCACAAAACGCATGAGATACGCGACGCGGCCTGCGAGTGATGACGATTGAACGAAACGCGGGAACGCAATCACGGACTGCTCCTGTAATAGGCGACATAGTGGATATATATGCCCCTGTCTAATGACTCCATTCTTTCGCGATCCAAGTGAAAGAGAAGCAATATTTTCAGTTCTCGAAATAATAAAGAATTCCGGAAAATTATTTTAAGCTAATTGGTTCCACGTAACATATGCATATGTGTGATGTACTGTAGCCATCTTTTGAGTCTGGTTCCTGGAAATCTcttataaggcgaaagccttagatgcctcatcaaacttgAAAATTAACTGACGGCGTCGACGGcgtccgcgtcggcggcgtcaacacgagcaatgcaaaaaaaaaatcatcccgtgatgacgtcgccgtatgacgatcgtcaaaatttgtgacgtcatcatgatgtcatcgTGATgtcccataacgtgacgtcacatgatgacgccaccacatgaaatcttcgcttggtcaatggtgggccgatcacggagtcagtcccgaaggtagcgggatcaaatcccggccgcggcggctgcattttcgacggaggcgaaaatgtttgaggcccgtgtacttagatttaggtgcacgttaaagaaccccaaggggtcgaaatttccggagccctccactacggcgtctctcatagtcatatcgtggttttggaacgttaaaccccagataatattattatcacGGAGTCAGTGCAtgaccagctgaggtgcagaaagcttgcagtgcctccgatccttgaggcagtaagaaaaccacgttacgtgcaggaATATCTCGGAGGTGATGGGGGATGTTCAATACATCGATTGCGAATAAAAAgaagtggctttcgccttccagtcgtcttcggTGAATGCAGAAGAAACCCTgtgattttctttgtttttatcacacaaatcttatatatatatatatatatatatatatatatatatatatatatatatatatatatatatatatatatatatatatatatatatagagagagagagagagagagagagagaagagacataactaagcggttatcttaattttatgtGCCagcggtttcgaccggtggaccggtcttcgtcatcAGGGCTTGAAGGAGACCCTGACGaaggccctgacgaagaccggtccaccggttGAAACCGTTGgaaaataaaattaagataaccgcttagttgtgtctcttctcttcccaagtacgtttggctcATTGGGAAAgcttcttcagtatatatatatatatatatatatatatatatatatatatatatatatatatatattgtggcgaagcaattggtactgtttaacggttgcgctctccagcggctcatagtgggtcgtcctcttctaaacgccgctcgcgctcggagcccgtgcctttgccttgactgtcgccatagctcattgtcgccgagtgctgtccaataaacagcttaacaatttggtggagagtgctgtgctctcattcgatgcccctggagcttcgttcccgtactctgccgtctaccatgcctcaagacgccgctcagcaaactcCGCCtgccacaccgaccacatgtcccggtgtcccacgcatccgcgatccacctatcttcactggcgccgatggcaccgacgtggaggactggctcgcaatttacgagcgcgtgagcgtacccaacaaatgtgacgaagcaggcaagttgagcaacttggtcttctacctcgcgggagtagcgagcttgtggtacaacaaccacgcgtccgattttgcgacttggtcggatttcaagaccaccgtcgtcaacgtttttggccgccctgcagttcgtaagctgcaagcagaacagcgcttacgcgaacgagctcagcaggccggtgaatctttcaccagttatattgaagacgtcctggacttgtgtaagaaagccaacggcaccatgtccgagtctgacaagatccggaacattatgaagggcattgacgacgatgccttcaccatgttgctcgccaaaaacccttccaccgtggccgaggtcataacactgtgccagagctacgaggagctccgccggcaacgttcgatgacccgtcgctctccatcacgcgacgacgagcttgctggcttggcggccatacctgaccaggccacgctgctggcagaagtgaaggcattcgtgcgcgaggaaatcgcacgccagttctctctcctggccttcgcccacccgccgcacgttcaacagtcgtcgacgacccttcttcctcccctccgacgagcaattgagcaggaaattgccgaggtgatgcctgagtaccaccagcaacctccgactcctgcgccacagagttacgctcaagtagtcgccaggacgcaccaggcaatccctgcggctgctccattgagttacgccgaagccgccgctagacctccgtccttcgaagcgggcgtgccggctccgtatgctgccgtcatccctaggccccgactgcaacccaccatgcagtcgtttcagcagccgccccgtcaatcgcatccagcgacatgggcgggacctgccccggcgaaccaatggcgcacacccgacaatcggcccatctgctttgcatgcggttatgccggtcacgtggcacgttactgccatcgcgtgcagccgcctcgagtcgcgtcacccaccaccagccagtccagccgtgcattctacgacccgcctatgtcaccgacgtcacgcccagctccatccactcgccgctctccgtctccacgacgtcgctcactgtcactaATGCgaccacgttctgtcgcacgagagcaggaaaactagtcgtcgcagtccgcgaggcaagggctgcgacgctatcgaactgtaaaagccctcagcgaagtccatcgaatgtcatagacgtgtttgtggacggtgttcgacactggagccgccgtatccgttatggacgcaaaacttagccgcttactccgaaaagtgacgacgccactttctgggatgtccctccgtaccgccagctcccagagtattaggcctacagcagtatgcacttctcgcgtcttcatccaggacgctctgtacgacgtcgagttcatcataattgctgcatgctcccacgacgtcatcctgggatgggattttctttcccaccacgacgccataattcactgcgcaccagccgccctcgaactctcaccgttctcacatttgacgccggcagacagtccatcggcatgcgccaagatcctcgtcaaagacgataccaaagttcccccAAACTCGTCggcggccgtgccagtttactgcgccggtctctgcgacacagttgcactcctttcgccatctgaccgcgtttgcactaggaaagggttgctggtacctttcgcgaccgtgcaagtcactcagggtagcactgctatttttgttaccaacccatccccgcacattgttacgttggtgcgaggggaatgtctcggcagagtggagcccctcgaagacgcacaagttctggacgcacccgatgactcgcactgcaccagttcccgtaccatcagtgccgtttccacgtctgattcatcacccgcgaatgtatttggtcccgccattgctgacaaccttacgtcggtccagcgttcccagcttctgtgcctgttggaagaatttcgttcttctttcgatgtcgggcaaacttctctcggccgcacgtccgctgttacgcatcgcatcgacactggcgcccaaccagcactgcggcaacgtccaaatcgcgtgtctcccacagaacgacgggtaattaatgagcaagtcgacgatatgcttcgacgcgacgttattcgaccctcggacagcccatgggcgtctcctgttgttctcgttgccaagaaggacggttctgtgcggttctgtgtggactaccgaaggctcaacaagatcactcggaaggatgtttatccgctgccgcgcatcgacgacgcgattgacagcctccaaggagcagaatacttttcatctctcgatttgcgctcggggtactggcaagtacccatggctgatgatgctcgaccgaagactgcctttgtcacgcccgacggcttgtacgagttcaacgtcatgccgtttggtctgtgcaatgcgcccgcgaccttcgagcgcatgatggacaccgttctgcgcaacttgaaatggcacacctgcttgtgttacctggacgacgtcgtcgttttcgctccggacttctccacgcatcttcaacgtctgcggcatgttctgacgcgtttgagcaacgccggcctccaactgaatctgaagaagtgccgatttgcagcacggcagctgacaatcctaggctacgtcgtgtctaaggacggaatccttcccgatccggccaagcttcgggccgtggccgaatttcccaaacccacgtccgtcaaagaactgcgcagtttcgtcggactgtgctcatattttcgacgtttcttacgcaacttcgccaccatcatatcgccgctgacgaagctccttgggagtaacgggcccctacattcgtggtcgtccgaatgcgacgacgcattcgccaagctccgtcgtttgttgacgtctcctcccatactacgtcactacgaccctacggccccaacggaggtacacacggacgcgagcggtgtag
Proteins encoded:
- the LOC125756140 gene encoding phospholipid-transporting ATPase ABCA3-like, whose product is MGVVNQLYTIVWKDVYVQAIKRHYYVTAVEVVLIILSFFAVERDRPILPTKHCAKPPCLQYSEPREYHERGLGNFSCPQLVLYAPRKIGDKLFQAAFKDNKKVRVAGFETVEHMLSAFHKVSPKPKRGPEQRVVAVTLDESGEAGSKLGLAFSVSFYDEFEFMSKRLNGYALFEPLPNPVTQRESVACLQIALGQAHLASVAAETKYAEKPYNLATHRTTEGPYPLDMPSYRWLMLIRLGVGYLLPFCLILSRVVEETQQGMREKLRLVGLRATVYRTGHWVAGFFSGIVSVVIVMAYMTAVENTSDNGSQAFLDDTSKPVVLICFALFTAQYISKAMLLALFFRDTALAVVFAVVYWHISYVMPCLLLEDMQGRAAHYILLDRWTKLLTSTLPCVGMHWCFRIIGCANVVGEQYSFASTTSYVLELDNVTMVEIWNVMLIDSIVNIALGWYFSHVLTWYIGVPYAPWFPLMYRYWFPTEKGMFQQIPPSTPDGVHFEPYPVDKEEAVFVNRLEYEKKQKHVLRDTSFKAYQGEIMIILGPSGAGKTALVNIISGSAVATQGQVIVNGYDVAVQTARAREMMGVVQQRDVLFYDLTVAEHLLFFGALAGLSGDALTHRCVELQDMFSLEDIAGVRTNLLVEAQKRRLALAIAIVVPRKVLILDEPVRGMDAASRMNVWQVLDKLRPTTCIIITTPEVEAVEVIADRIAILGYGALKCCGRTGFLQRRYGTGYNVTIQKGPKFETKRTLKALQARVLECRVLQEHRESVVYFLGMRNGCTPVSAALQFLESDMRGMSIESMTVS